From a region of the Streptomyces sp. NBC_00193 genome:
- a CDS encoding NYN domain-containing protein, which produces MVEPASGAEPADAAGDAAEVLDRPLPEGVRRRVVALVSDAFGGLTVADLPAQLRQYARFTPSRRAKFAGNAMATAVESDPVFRGRVAEKFRETQADLASALESGAPPAAADPLDVAAAAYVLRPAGWVKLVAAAGEEAQRADAERVDEEARREMERLREELAHVRELQRTGVDQVRAELDAARKEAESLQRKLRSALSDVKRGDAALRKINAEVDGIRAEAAARVTTAESETRRLKSRLAEVESALETSRRATREGRSIEDMRLRLLLDTVLDAAAGLRRELALPPVSTRPADTVEAVEPGRMTPKDIAARALSETDPALLDQLLALPQAHLVVDGYNVTKTGYPTMPLEKQRLRLLGGLSMLAAQTGAEMTCVFDGAELAAPVLLAPPRGVRVLFSKAGVTADELIRQLVRAEPAGRPVVVVSTDREVADGVAKAGARPVASALLLKRLSRVS; this is translated from the coding sequence ATTGTGGAGCCAGCAAGCGGCGCTGAGCCGGCCGATGCGGCCGGCGACGCCGCGGAGGTCCTCGACCGCCCGCTGCCGGAAGGCGTGCGGCGCCGGGTCGTCGCGCTCGTCTCGGACGCCTTCGGCGGGCTGACGGTCGCGGACCTCCCGGCGCAGCTGCGTCAGTACGCCCGTTTCACCCCGAGTCGGCGCGCCAAGTTCGCGGGCAACGCCATGGCCACGGCCGTGGAGAGCGACCCCGTCTTCCGGGGCCGGGTCGCCGAGAAGTTCCGCGAGACGCAGGCCGACCTGGCCTCCGCGCTGGAGTCGGGCGCCCCGCCCGCCGCCGCCGATCCGCTGGACGTGGCGGCCGCCGCGTACGTGCTGCGGCCGGCCGGCTGGGTCAAGCTGGTCGCCGCCGCGGGCGAGGAGGCGCAGCGCGCCGACGCCGAGCGGGTCGACGAGGAGGCCCGCCGCGAGATGGAGCGGCTCCGCGAGGAGCTGGCCCACGTACGGGAACTGCAGCGCACGGGTGTCGACCAGGTACGGGCCGAGCTGGACGCGGCGCGCAAGGAAGCGGAATCGCTTCAGCGCAAGCTGCGCAGTGCCCTCAGCGACGTCAAGCGGGGCGACGCGGCCCTGCGCAAGATCAACGCGGAGGTCGACGGCATCCGCGCCGAGGCGGCCGCCCGGGTGACCACCGCGGAGAGCGAGACCCGGCGGCTCAAGTCCCGCCTCGCGGAGGTGGAATCGGCGCTGGAGACCTCGCGCCGGGCCACCCGGGAGGGGCGCAGCATCGAGGACATGCGGCTGCGGCTGCTGCTGGACACCGTGCTGGACGCGGCCGCGGGACTGCGGCGGGAGCTCGCGCTGCCGCCGGTCTCCACGCGGCCCGCCGACACGGTGGAGGCGGTGGAGCCGGGCCGGATGACCCCGAAGGACATCGCGGCGCGCGCCCTGTCGGAGACCGACCCGGCGCTGCTGGACCAGCTGCTGGCGCTGCCCCAGGCCCATCTGGTGGTCGACGGCTACAACGTCACCAAGACCGGCTATCCGACGATGCCGCTGGAGAAGCAGCGGCTGCGGCTGCTGGGCGGGCTGTCGATGCTCGCCGCGCAGACGGGCGCCGAGATGACCTGTGTCTTCGACGGGGCGGAGCTGGCGGCCCCCGTGCTGCTCGCGCCGCCGCGCGGGGTGCGGGTGCTGTTCTCCAAGGCCGGGGTGACGGCGGACGAGCTGATCCGCCAGCTGGTGCGCGCCGAACCGGCGGGCCGTCCGGTGGTCGTGGTCTCCACGGACCGGGAGGTCGCCGACGGGGTGGCCAAGGCCGGTGCGCGGCCGGTGGCGTCCGCCTTGTTGCTGAAGCGGCTTTCGCGCGTTTCGTAA
- a CDS encoding C40 family peptidase has protein sequence MASHRRPKQPTRMRTTVLGVTAAAAVVLSGQAANAAPAKPSKDEVKAKVDALYEEAEQATEKFNGAKERQDKLETEIGQLQDQVARGQQDLNALRGTLGSMASAQYRSGGIDQSLALFLSADPDNYLDKASTLEQLSGQQVEAVQKIQAKQRTLAQQRQEAAGKLTDLDATRKELGEKKKISSDKLAEAQALLNSLTAQERAAIKEEDSRASRGADGRAPDLGSVKPSGRAGAALAAAQTKIGSAYISGHEGPNSFDCSGLTQWAYKQANVSISRTTYTQANDGTRIGKSQLQPGDLVFFYGDIHHVGLYAGGNMVLHASNPRGGVKYESINNMPFQFGVRIGG, from the coding sequence GTGGCGTCCCACCGTCGACCCAAGCAGCCGACCCGCATGCGCACCACCGTGCTCGGCGTCACCGCGGCAGCCGCCGTGGTCCTCTCGGGGCAGGCCGCCAACGCCGCCCCCGCCAAGCCCAGCAAGGACGAGGTCAAGGCCAAGGTCGACGCCCTCTACGAAGAGGCGGAGCAGGCCACCGAGAAGTTCAACGGGGCCAAGGAGCGCCAGGACAAGCTCGAGACCGAGATCGGTCAGCTCCAGGACCAGGTCGCCCGCGGCCAGCAGGACCTCAACGCCCTGCGCGGCACGCTCGGTTCGATGGCCAGCGCCCAGTACCGCAGCGGCGGCATCGACCAGTCCCTCGCGCTCTTCCTCTCGGCGGACCCGGACAACTACCTCGACAAGGCCTCCACCCTGGAGCAGCTGAGCGGTCAGCAGGTCGAAGCGGTCCAGAAGATCCAGGCCAAGCAGCGCACCCTCGCGCAGCAGCGCCAGGAGGCCGCGGGCAAGCTCACCGACCTCGACGCCACCCGCAAGGAACTCGGCGAGAAGAAGAAGATCTCCTCGGACAAGCTCGCCGAGGCCCAGGCGCTCCTCAACTCGCTGACCGCACAGGAGCGGGCCGCGATCAAGGAAGAGGACTCCCGTGCCAGCCGAGGCGCCGACGGGCGCGCCCCCGACCTCGGCAGCGTGAAGCCCTCCGGCCGGGCCGGCGCCGCCCTCGCGGCCGCCCAGACCAAGATCGGCAGCGCGTACATATCCGGTCACGAAGGCCCCAACTCGTTCGACTGCTCGGGTCTGACCCAGTGGGCGTACAAGCAGGCCAACGTGTCGATATCCCGCACCACCTACACGCAGGCCAACGACGGCACCCGGATCGGCAAGAGCCAGCTCCAGCCGGGCGACCTGGTGTTCTTCTACGGCGACATCCACCACGTCGGCCTGTACGCGGGCGGCAACATGGTGCTGCACGCCTCGAACCCGCGCGGCGGCGTCAAGTACGAATCGATCAACAACATGCCGTTCCAGTTCGGAGTCCGCATCGGCGGCTGA
- a CDS encoding C40 family peptidase, whose amino-acid sequence MASHRRSGPSALDRNTKVTVLTAAAAGAAVAMSGAPAGAAPGLPQEPSTGTRAQVDRLFEEAEQATERFNQAGERAGRLRTEVARVQDAVARGQDRINTMRGVLGAYAGAQYRAGGIDPAVELMLSDDPDDYLAKAAALDRLSGRQARQLDELRSEQRRLGQERQEASRKLAELDALRADVAKEKRAVTAKLAAARRLLNAMPSQERADFDRASRSGGRPDALPELPDPAASGPSSGRAMTAVMAARSAVGRPYVWGSTGPSGFDCSGLMVWSYRQAGVALPRTSQAQRHAGRRVPLSEARPGDLVTYRSDASHVGMYVGNGQVVHAPYPGARVRYDPVGMMPVSSVTRP is encoded by the coding sequence GTGGCGTCCCATCGCCGGTCCGGGCCCAGCGCCCTCGACCGGAACACCAAGGTCACCGTCCTCACCGCCGCCGCGGCGGGAGCAGCGGTGGCCATGTCGGGCGCACCCGCCGGTGCGGCCCCCGGCCTCCCGCAGGAGCCCTCCACGGGCACCCGCGCCCAGGTCGACCGGCTCTTCGAAGAGGCCGAACAGGCCACCGAACGCTTCAACCAGGCGGGCGAGCGAGCCGGCCGGCTCCGCACCGAAGTCGCCCGGGTCCAGGACGCGGTGGCCCGCGGACAGGACCGCATCAACACCATGCGCGGGGTGCTCGGCGCCTACGCCGGAGCCCAGTACCGGGCCGGCGGCATCGACCCCGCCGTCGAGCTGATGCTCTCCGACGACCCGGACGACTACCTCGCCAAGGCCGCCGCCCTCGACCGGCTGTCCGGCCGGCAGGCCCGCCAGCTCGACGAACTGCGCTCCGAGCAGCGCCGCCTCGGCCAGGAACGCCAGGAGGCCTCCCGCAAGCTCGCCGAACTCGACGCCCTGCGCGCCGACGTGGCGAAGGAGAAGCGCGCCGTCACCGCCAAGCTGGCCGCCGCCCGCCGGCTGCTGAACGCGATGCCCTCGCAGGAGCGCGCCGACTTCGACCGGGCCTCGCGCTCCGGCGGCCGCCCCGACGCCCTGCCCGAACTCCCCGACCCCGCGGCCTCCGGACCCTCCTCCGGGCGCGCCATGACCGCCGTGATGGCGGCCCGGTCCGCCGTGGGACGGCCCTACGTATGGGGATCCACCGGCCCCTCCGGCTTCGACTGCTCCGGACTGATGGTGTGGTCGTACCGGCAGGCGGGCGTCGCCCTGCCGCGCACCTCACAGGCGCAGCGGCACGCCGGGCGCCGGGTCCCGCTGTCGGAGGCGCGCCCGGGGGACCTGGTGACCTACCGCTCGGACGCCAGCCACGTCGGCATGTACGTCGGCAACGGCCAGGTGGTGCACGCCCCGTACCCGGGGGCCCGGGTGCGGTACGACCCGGTCGGGATGATGCCGGTCTCCTCGGTGACCCGGCCCTGA
- a CDS encoding glycosyltransferase family 4 protein encodes MDKTLIVTNDFPPRPGGIQAFLHNMALRLDPDRVVVYASTWKHSAEGREATAAFDAEQPFQVVRDRTTMLLPTPRVTRRAVGLLREHGCSSVWFGAAAPLGLMGPALRRAGARRIVATTHGHEAGWAQLPVARQLLRRIGEGTDTLTYLGEYTRSRIAPALTDRAAVRMTQLPPGVDEKTFHPGSGGAEVRARLGLTDRPVVVCVSRLVPRKGQDTLIEAMPRILAALPDAVLLIVGGGPYEADLRALAVSTGVAESVVFTGAVPWSELPAHYGAGDVFAMPCRTRRGGLDVEGLGIVYLEASATGLPVIAGDSGGAPDAVLDGETGWVVRGGAPAETADRVVALLRDPALRARMGERGRAWVEEKWRWDLLAERLRELL; translated from the coding sequence ATGGACAAGACGCTGATCGTGACCAACGACTTCCCGCCGCGGCCGGGGGGCATCCAGGCCTTCCTGCACAACATGGCGCTGCGACTGGACCCCGACCGGGTCGTGGTCTACGCCTCCACCTGGAAGCACTCCGCGGAGGGCCGGGAAGCCACCGCCGCCTTCGACGCGGAGCAGCCCTTCCAGGTGGTCCGCGACCGTACGACGATGCTGCTGCCGACCCCCCGGGTCACCCGCCGGGCCGTGGGCCTGCTGCGCGAACACGGCTGCTCGTCGGTGTGGTTCGGCGCGGCGGCCCCGCTGGGCCTGATGGGCCCCGCCCTGCGCCGGGCGGGCGCCCGCCGGATCGTGGCGACCACGCACGGGCACGAGGCGGGCTGGGCGCAGCTGCCGGTCGCGCGCCAACTGCTGCGGCGCATCGGCGAGGGCACGGACACCCTGACCTACCTGGGGGAGTACACCCGTTCGCGGATCGCCCCGGCCCTGACGGACCGCGCGGCGGTGCGCATGACGCAGCTCCCGCCGGGGGTGGACGAGAAGACCTTCCACCCGGGGTCGGGCGGTGCCGAGGTCCGGGCGCGGCTGGGTCTGACGGACCGGCCGGTGGTCGTCTGCGTCTCCCGGCTCGTTCCCCGCAAGGGCCAGGACACGCTGATCGAGGCGATGCCCCGGATCCTGGCGGCCCTGCCGGACGCCGTCCTGCTGATCGTGGGCGGCGGCCCCTACGAGGCCGACCTGCGGGCCCTGGCCGTCTCGACCGGGGTCGCGGAGTCCGTGGTGTTCACGGGAGCGGTCCCGTGGTCCGAACTGCCCGCCCACTACGGGGCGGGGGACGTCTTCGCGATGCCCTGCCGGACCCGGCGCGGCGGGCTCGACGTGGAGGGCCTGGGCATCGTCTACCTGGAGGCCTCCGCCACCGGCCTGCCGGTGATCGCCGGCGACTCCGGAGGCGCTCCGGACGCCGTACTGGACGGGGAGACGGGCTGGGTGGTCCGCGGCGGGGCCCCGGCCGAGACCGCGGACCGTGTCGTCGCCCTGCTCCGGGACCCGGCCCTGCGCGCGCGCATGGGCGAGCGCGGCCGTGCCTGGGTCGAGGAGAAGTGGCGCTGGGACCTGCTGGCGGAGCGCCTGCGCGAGCTGCTGTAG
- a CDS encoding GMC oxidoreductase has translation MTPNLTRRHVLGLGALQTAAALGFTRIGLQSAAAAEPAAAAYAPAIVVGSGYGSAVAALRLGQAGVRTVVLEMGRLWDTPGADGKVFPATSAPDQRSMWFRNRTEAPLAQFLWLDVVNRNISPYPGVLDRVNYGDMSVYVGRGVGGGSLVNGGMAPTPKRSYFTEVMPRVDADEMYGTYYPRARAMLGVNDIDPAWFESTEWYRFARISRKHAQKTGLRTTFVPNVYDFEYMKREAAGTATRSALAGEVIYGNNHGKKSVDKTYLAAALGTGNVTIETMQRVVGVRQDPAGGYVLTVQTSDLTGRVTQVRELGCKQLFLGAGSLGTTEILLRARETGTLPALNDKVGLGWGHNGNVMTARANHLWDTVGANQATMPALGIDDWDNASNPVFAEIAPLPMGFEHWISMYLAITKNPERGHFTYDAASDSAKLQWTRDQNTPSVQAAKRLFDRINRANFTIYRYDLFGDNKNFADNFTYHPLGGCVLGDATDDFGRVKGYQGLYVTDSSLIPGSLGVNPFVTVTALAERNMARVLAEDPR, from the coding sequence ATGACACCAAACCTGACACGTCGTCATGTTCTCGGTCTCGGCGCCCTGCAGACCGCGGCGGCCCTCGGCTTCACCCGGATCGGCCTGCAGTCCGCGGCGGCCGCCGAGCCCGCGGCCGCCGCGTACGCCCCGGCCATCGTCGTCGGCTCCGGCTACGGATCCGCCGTCGCCGCGCTCCGCCTCGGGCAGGCCGGCGTGCGGACCGTCGTCCTGGAGATGGGCCGGCTCTGGGACACCCCGGGCGCCGACGGGAAGGTCTTCCCCGCCACCTCCGCCCCCGACCAGCGCTCGATGTGGTTCCGCAACCGCACCGAGGCCCCGCTCGCCCAGTTCCTCTGGCTGGACGTGGTCAACCGCAACATCAGCCCGTACCCCGGCGTCCTGGACCGGGTGAACTACGGGGACATGTCGGTGTACGTGGGCCGCGGCGTCGGCGGCGGCTCCCTGGTCAACGGCGGTATGGCGCCCACGCCGAAGCGCTCGTACTTCACCGAGGTCATGCCCCGGGTGGACGCCGACGAGATGTACGGCACCTACTACCCCCGGGCCCGCGCCATGCTCGGGGTCAACGACATCGACCCGGCCTGGTTCGAGTCCACCGAGTGGTACCGCTTCGCCCGGATCTCCCGCAAGCACGCCCAGAAGACCGGGCTGAGGACCACCTTCGTCCCCAACGTCTACGACTTCGAGTACATGAAGCGCGAGGCCGCCGGCACCGCCACCAGATCGGCCCTCGCAGGCGAGGTCATCTACGGCAACAACCACGGCAAGAAGAGCGTGGACAAGACCTACCTCGCCGCCGCCCTGGGCACGGGGAACGTCACCATCGAGACCATGCAGCGCGTGGTCGGCGTGCGGCAGGACCCGGCCGGCGGCTACGTCCTGACCGTCCAGACCAGTGACCTCACCGGCCGCGTCACCCAGGTCCGCGAACTGGGCTGCAAGCAGCTCTTCCTCGGCGCCGGCAGCCTCGGTACCACCGAGATCCTGCTGCGCGCCCGCGAGACCGGCACCCTGCCCGCCCTGAACGACAAGGTGGGCCTCGGCTGGGGCCACAACGGCAACGTCATGACCGCCCGCGCCAACCACCTGTGGGACACGGTCGGCGCCAACCAGGCCACCATGCCCGCCCTCGGCATCGACGACTGGGACAACGCCTCGAACCCGGTCTTCGCCGAGATCGCCCCGCTCCCGATGGGGTTCGAGCACTGGATCTCGATGTACCTGGCCATCACCAAGAACCCGGAGCGCGGGCACTTCACCTACGACGCCGCCAGCGACTCGGCGAAGCTCCAGTGGACCCGGGACCAGAACACCCCGTCCGTGCAGGCCGCCAAGCGCCTGTTCGACCGGATCAACCGGGCCAACTTCACCATCTACCGCTACGACCTCTTCGGCGACAACAAGAACTTCGCCGACAACTTCACCTACCACCCGCTGGGCGGCTGCGTCCTCGGGGACGCGACCGACGACTTCGGCCGCGTCAAGGGCTACCAGGGCCTCTACGTCACCGACAGCTCGCTGATCCCCGGATCGCTCGGCGTGAACCCCTTCGTGACCGTCACCGCGCTCGCGGAGCGGAACATGGCGCGGGTCCTCGCCGAGGACCCGCGCTAG
- a CDS encoding long-chain fatty acid--CoA ligase encodes MREFSLPALYEVPSDGNLTDLIRRNAAQHPDTAVMARKVAGAWQDVTATQFLAEVRAAAKGLIAAGIKPGDRVALISRTRYEWVLIDFAIWSAGAVTVPVYETSSPEQIQWILGDSGAVAVVVESPGHAAAVTALRDRLPELREVWEIEQGALETLNAAGAEISDAVLDERSALAGADDPATIVYTSGTTGRPKGCVLTHRSFFAECGNIVARLRPLFRTGECSVLLFLPAAHVFGRLVEVAAVLAPIRLGCVPDIKNLTDELQSFRPTLILGVPRVFEKVYNSARAKAQADGKGKIFDAAAETAIAYSRALDLPGGPSLKLKLKHKLFSKLVYSKLHTVLGGRGEYAISGGAPLGERLGHFFRGIGFTVLEGYGLTESCAATAFNPWDKTKIGTVGQPLPGSVVRIADDGEVLLHGEHIFKEYWNNPTATADALTDGWFHTGDVGTLDEDGYLAITGRKKELIVTAGGKNVAPAVIEDRIRAHALVAECMVVGDARPFVAALVTIDEEFLGRWAAEHGKPAGVTAAQLREDADLIAAVQKAVDDGNAAVSKAESVRKFRILPSQFTEESGHITPSLKLKRNVVAKDFADEIEALYRG; translated from the coding sequence TTGCGCGAGTTCAGCCTTCCGGCCCTGTACGAGGTCCCGTCGGACGGGAACCTGACGGATCTCATCCGCCGCAACGCCGCTCAGCATCCCGACACCGCCGTCATGGCCCGCAAGGTCGCCGGCGCGTGGCAGGACGTCACCGCGACCCAGTTCCTCGCCGAGGTCCGCGCCGCGGCGAAGGGCCTGATCGCGGCCGGCATCAAGCCCGGCGACCGGGTCGCCCTGATCTCCCGCACCCGCTACGAGTGGGTGCTGATCGACTTCGCGATCTGGAGCGCGGGCGCCGTCACGGTCCCCGTGTACGAGACCAGCTCCCCCGAGCAGATCCAGTGGATCCTCGGCGACTCCGGCGCCGTCGCGGTCGTCGTGGAGTCCCCCGGGCACGCCGCGGCCGTGACCGCCCTGCGCGACCGGCTGCCGGAGCTGCGCGAGGTCTGGGAGATCGAGCAGGGCGCCCTGGAGACGCTGAACGCGGCCGGCGCCGAGATCTCCGACGCCGTGCTCGACGAGCGCAGCGCGCTCGCGGGCGCCGACGACCCGGCCACCATCGTCTACACCTCCGGCACCACCGGCCGCCCCAAGGGCTGCGTGCTGACCCACCGCAGCTTCTTCGCCGAGTGCGGGAACATCGTGGCCCGGCTGCGTCCGCTGTTCCGGACCGGCGAGTGCTCCGTGCTGCTCTTCCTGCCGGCCGCGCACGTGTTCGGCCGCCTGGTGGAGGTGGCGGCCGTGCTGGCGCCGATCCGGCTGGGCTGCGTACCGGACATCAAGAACCTCACCGACGAGCTGCAGTCCTTCCGGCCCACGCTGATCCTCGGCGTCCCGCGCGTCTTCGAGAAGGTCTACAACTCGGCCCGCGCCAAGGCCCAGGCCGACGGCAAGGGCAAGATCTTCGACGCGGCGGCCGAGACGGCGATCGCGTACAGCCGGGCGCTGGACCTGCCGGGCGGGCCGTCCCTCAAGCTCAAGCTGAAGCACAAGCTCTTCTCGAAGCTGGTCTACAGCAAGCTCCACACGGTCCTCGGCGGGCGCGGCGAGTACGCGATCTCCGGCGGCGCCCCGCTGGGCGAGCGGCTCGGCCACTTCTTCCGCGGCATCGGCTTCACGGTGCTGGAGGGCTACGGACTGACCGAGTCCTGTGCGGCCACGGCCTTCAACCCGTGGGACAAGACGAAGATCGGTACGGTCGGCCAGCCGCTCCCGGGCTCCGTGGTGCGCATCGCCGACGACGGCGAGGTGCTCCTGCACGGCGAGCACATCTTCAAGGAGTACTGGAACAACCCGACGGCCACCGCCGACGCGCTGACCGACGGCTGGTTCCACACCGGCGACGTCGGCACGCTCGACGAGGACGGCTACCTGGCCATCACCGGGCGCAAGAAGGAGCTCATCGTCACGGCGGGCGGCAAGAACGTCGCCCCTGCGGTGATCGAGGACCGGATCCGGGCGCACGCGCTGGTCGCGGAGTGCATGGTGGTCGGCGACGCGCGGCCGTTCGTGGCCGCGCTGGTCACCATCGACGAGGAGTTCCTCGGCCGGTGGGCCGCGGAGCACGGCAAGCCGGCCGGTGTGACGGCGGCCCAGCTGCGCGAGGACGCGGACCTCATCGCCGCCGTCCAGAAGGCCGTGGACGACGGCAACGCGGCGGTTTCCAAGGCGGAATCGGTGCGTAAATTCCGCATTCTGCCCTCCCAGTTCACGGAGGAGTCCGGGCACATCACGCCTTCGCTGAAGCTGAAGCGGAATGTGGTGGCGAAGGACTTCGCGGACGAGATCGAAGCCCTCTACCGGGGCTAG
- a CDS encoding metallophosphoesterase, with amino-acid sequence MGGTKNRTRIHVVSDVHGNTEALARAGEGADALICLGDLVLFLDYADHSRGIFPDLFGVENADHIVELRTARRFEEAREFARGLWAGLDRERLVEGAVRRQYAEMFAAFPRPTYATYGNVDIPGLWSEYAGPGLTVLDGQRVEIGGRVFGFVGGGLPSPMRTPYEVPEEEYAAKVEALGEVDVLCSHIPPEVPELCYDTVARRFERGSGALLAAIRRVRPRYALFGHVHQPLARRMRIGATECVNVGHFAATGRPWALEW; translated from the coding sequence ATGGGTGGCACTAAGAACCGGACACGGATCCATGTGGTCAGCGACGTCCACGGCAACACCGAGGCCCTGGCACGGGCCGGGGAAGGCGCCGACGCGCTGATCTGCCTGGGCGACCTCGTCCTGTTCCTCGACTACGCCGACCACTCGCGCGGCATCTTCCCCGACCTCTTCGGCGTCGAGAACGCCGACCACATCGTCGAACTGCGCACCGCGCGCCGTTTCGAGGAGGCCCGGGAGTTCGCCCGCGGACTGTGGGCCGGGCTGGACCGGGAACGGCTCGTCGAGGGCGCCGTCCGGCGCCAGTACGCCGAGATGTTCGCCGCCTTCCCCCGGCCCACGTACGCCACGTACGGCAATGTCGACATCCCCGGGCTCTGGTCCGAGTACGCCGGCCCCGGACTCACCGTGCTCGACGGGCAGCGGGTCGAGATCGGGGGCCGGGTCTTCGGCTTCGTCGGCGGCGGCCTGCCCTCGCCGATGCGCACGCCCTACGAGGTGCCCGAGGAGGAGTACGCGGCCAAGGTGGAGGCGCTGGGCGAGGTCGACGTGCTGTGCTCGCACATCCCGCCGGAGGTGCCCGAGCTCTGCTACGACACGGTGGCCCGGCGCTTCGAGCGGGGGAGCGGGGCGCTGCTCGCCGCGATCCGCCGGGTCCGGCCCCGGTACGCGCTCTTCGGCCACGTCCACCAGCCGCTCGCCCGCAGGATGCGGATCGGCGCCACCGAGTGCGTGAACGTCGGGCACTTCGCCGCCACCGGAAGGCCGTGGGCCCTGGAGTGGTGA
- a CDS encoding SRPBCC family protein, which translates to MAEHTSSSITIEAAPADVMAVIADFARYPEWTGEVKEAEVLAKDDAGRASLVRLLLDAGAIKDDHTLAYTWPAENTVSWTLDKSQMLRQLDGSYQLAPVAGGARTEVTYSLTVDVKIPMLGMIKRKAEKVIIDRALAGLKKRVESRPGKRL; encoded by the coding sequence ATGGCGGAACACACCAGCTCGAGCATCACGATCGAGGCGGCCCCGGCCGACGTCATGGCCGTGATCGCCGACTTCGCCCGCTACCCGGAATGGACCGGCGAGGTGAAGGAGGCCGAGGTACTGGCGAAGGACGACGCCGGCCGGGCCTCTCTCGTCCGGCTGCTGCTGGACGCGGGCGCGATCAAGGACGACCACACGCTGGCCTACACCTGGCCGGCCGAGAACACGGTCAGCTGGACGCTGGACAAGTCCCAGATGCTGAGGCAGCTCGACGGGTCCTACCAGCTGGCGCCGGTCGCGGGCGGTGCGCGCACCGAGGTCACTTACTCCCTGACGGTGGACGTCAAGATCCCGATGCTCGGCATGATCAAGCGCAAGGCGGAGAAGGTCATCATCGACCGCGCACTGGCGGGCCTGAAGAAGCGCGTGGAAAGCCGCCCCGGCAAGCGTTTGTAA
- a CDS encoding ArsA family ATPase, whose translation MHTLLVTGPGGAGRSTVAAATALAAARQGHRVVLVTADQGDPPITPHGTLRVTRVDSGEEFRHELVALQERGSAVLGMLGARPLHTDEITELPGAEQFALLRALRRAAAEPGTDLVVVDMPPLHQAITTLALPAQLRRYLARLLPAERQAARALRPVLAQLAGVPMPAQWLYEAAARWDEDLAAVQDLLEAPTTSVRLVAEPGPAADAALRLGGLGLALYRLPVSALVANRMLPAGSTDPWLAGLAAQQEKYAAQWAGDESLPVLPVPHLGRDPHGPEDLAELAPAPAPAIAPRPAWTVEDRIAEDGVLLWRVPLPRAEKRELGLVRRGDELLLTVGPYRRIVPLPAALRRCTVSGAALADDELRIRFTPDPGLWPRSAEKA comes from the coding sequence ATGCACACCCTTCTCGTCACCGGCCCCGGCGGCGCCGGCAGAAGCACCGTCGCAGCAGCCACCGCGCTGGCCGCCGCACGGCAAGGGCACCGGGTGGTCCTCGTCACCGCCGACCAGGGCGACCCGCCGATCACCCCGCACGGCACGCTCCGCGTGACCCGCGTCGACTCCGGCGAGGAGTTCCGCCACGAGCTCGTCGCGCTCCAGGAGCGCGGCTCCGCGGTGCTCGGGATGCTCGGCGCACGCCCCCTGCACACCGACGAGATCACCGAGCTGCCCGGCGCCGAGCAGTTCGCCCTGCTCCGCGCCCTGCGCCGGGCCGCGGCCGAGCCCGGCACCGACCTCGTGGTGGTCGACATGCCTCCGCTGCACCAGGCCATCACCACCCTCGCCCTCCCCGCCCAGCTCCGCCGCTACCTCGCCCGGCTGCTCCCCGCGGAGCGCCAGGCGGCCCGCGCCCTGCGCCCCGTACTGGCCCAGCTCGCCGGTGTCCCCATGCCCGCGCAGTGGCTGTACGAGGCCGCCGCCCGCTGGGACGAGGACCTGGCGGCCGTGCAGGACCTCCTGGAGGCCCCCACCACCTCCGTACGGCTCGTCGCCGAGCCGGGACCCGCCGCCGACGCCGCGCTGCGCCTGGGCGGGCTCGGGCTCGCCCTGTACCGGCTGCCCGTCTCCGCGCTCGTCGCCAACCGGATGCTGCCCGCCGGATCCACCGACCCGTGGCTGGCGGGACTCGCCGCCCAGCAGGAGAAGTACGCCGCCCAGTGGGCCGGGGACGAGAGCCTCCCGGTGCTCCCCGTACCCCACCTGGGCCGGGACCCGCACGGTCCCGAGGACCTGGCGGAGCTGGCCCCCGCCCCGGCCCCGGCGATCGCGCCCCGCCCCGCCTGGACCGTGGAGGACCGGATCGCCGAGGACGGGGTGCTGCTCTGGCGGGTCCCGCTGCCCCGCGCGGAGAAGCGCGAGCTCGGGCTGGTGCGGCGCGGGGACGAGCTGCTGCTCACGGTGGGTCCGTACCGCAGGATCGTTCCGCTGCCGGCGGCGCTGCGCCGCTGCACCGTCTCCGGCGCCGCCCTCGCCGACGACGAGCTCCGCATCCGCTTCACCCCGGACCCGGGCCTGTGGCCCCGGAGCGCCGAGAAGGCGTAG